The Flavobacterium piscisymbiosum genome includes a region encoding these proteins:
- a CDS encoding DUF1090 family protein — protein MTLKTKILSIAFFTFSIIGFAQSNCTTLKGCERKLCELNTKLAAAKKAGNQNQIKGVEDAIAQTKKNCTTKTVNKDLDKKVKEKQQKVNERTADLNEAIKNNESKEKIDKKKKKLSEAKADLNKALAEQKTK, from the coding sequence ATGACTCTAAAAACTAAAATTTTATCGATAGCATTTTTCACTTTTTCGATTATTGGATTCGCGCAAAGTAATTGCACTACTCTAAAAGGCTGTGAAAGAAAATTATGTGAATTGAACACAAAATTAGCTGCTGCTAAAAAAGCCGGAAATCAAAACCAAATAAAAGGTGTTGAAGATGCTATAGCTCAAACTAAAAAGAACTGTACAACGAAAACCGTAAACAAAGATCTTGACAAAAAAGTAAAAGAAAAACAACAAAAAGTAAACGAAAGAACTGCCGATTTGAACGAAGCAATTAAAAACAACGAAAGCAAGGAAAAAATCGATAAGAAAAAGAAAAAACTAAGTGAAGCTAAAGCTGATTTGAATAAAGCTCTTGCTGAACAAAAGACGAAATAA